The Bacillota bacterium genome has a segment encoding these proteins:
- a CDS encoding integrase, with product MRELAVKYRRASKKAKWRLLDDLMELVGYNRSYAARVLRCGYKERPQGRRRNCGRKTYSEDVKRALKKSWAILDFPSGKRLVPFIPEVVPVLESFGELTLREETRAKIFGISSATVVRLLRPERTRLELRGRTGTKPGSLLKNDIPAKTFADWNDTEPG from the coding sequence GTGAGGGAGTTGGCCGTGAAGTATCGAAGGGCTTCGAAGAAGGCCAAGTGGCGTCTCTTAGATGATCTTATGGAACTGGTAGGTTATAATCGCTCCTATGCTGCCAGGGTTCTAAGATGCGGCTACAAAGAAAGGCCTCAGGGAAGGAGGCGTAACTGCGGGAGGAAAACCTATTCCGAAGATGTAAAGAGGGCTCTCAAAAAGAGCTGGGCCATCTTAGACTTCCCTTCCGGCAAACGGCTTGTCCCCTTTATACCGGAGGTTGTTCCAGTACTTGAGAGTTTTGGTGAGTTGACCCTTAGGGAAGAGACCCGGGCCAAGATTTTTGGTATCAGCTCGGCCACGGTCGTGCGGCTACTGAGGCCCGAAAGAACAAGACTTGAGTTAAGGGGGCGGACCGGTACTAAACCCGGCTCCCTCCTGAAAAACGACATCCCCGCCAAGACCTTCGCCGATTGGAACGACACGGAGCCTGGGT